The following proteins are encoded in a genomic region of Chitinivorax tropicus:
- a CDS encoding glutathione S-transferase family protein, whose product MGITLYAGSGSPFVWRVWLALEYKQLPYALKMLSFSEGDTKKPEFKALNPRGKVPTLTDGEFVLWESTAILNYLDDAYGGPKLFPGDAKQRARIRRLQAEVDNYFGYAVDAVWDELIWKESGADQAKVDEGLGQMKAELAYFETQMSREFLAGELSAADFTLYSILAYVLRVESKRLPQLGMAATLGPKLKAWMARIEALPFFDKTYPPHWRES is encoded by the coding sequence ATGGGCATCACCCTTTACGCCGGCTCCGGCTCCCCATTTGTCTGGCGTGTCTGGTTGGCGTTGGAATACAAACAATTGCCCTATGCGCTGAAAATGCTGAGCTTTTCCGAGGGCGATACCAAAAAGCCCGAATTCAAGGCGCTGAACCCGCGCGGCAAAGTCCCCACACTGACCGATGGCGAATTTGTGCTGTGGGAATCCACCGCCATCCTCAATTACCTCGATGACGCCTACGGCGGGCCAAAGCTGTTTCCTGGCGATGCCAAGCAGCGGGCCCGCATCCGCAGGCTGCAGGCGGAGGTGGACAATTACTTTGGTTATGCGGTGGATGCCGTCTGGGACGAGTTGATTTGGAAGGAATCTGGCGCGGATCAGGCAAAGGTCGATGAGGGGCTGGGACAGATGAAAGCCGAGCTGGCTTACTTTGAAACGCAGATGTCGAGGGAGTTTCTCGCTGGCGAGTTGAGCGCTGCGGATTTCACGCTGTATTCGATACTGGCCTACGTACTGCGTGTGGAATCAAAACGCCTGCCGCAGCTGGGTATGGCTGCCACCCTGGGCCCGAAGCTGAAAGCCTGGATGGCGCGGATCGAAGCGCTGCCTTTCTTTGATAAAACCTACCCGCCGCATTGGCGTGAAAGCTGA
- a CDS encoding imelysin family protein, which translates to MLRPRHAFPMLALIATLAASPAMAAVDTAAVVNNYADIVHANYEDALIKAKALQTAVEGLIAQPSKESLEVARQAWLAAREPYGQTEAFRFYGGPIDDAKDVEGRLNSWPLDEAYIDAVKGKPNSGLINNAKAPLNIERLIKLNAKGGEANVSTGYHAIEFLLWGQDFNPKGAGDRSYTDFVDGQGKNADRRRQYLKLVTDQVVADLDYLAGQWKADADNYRSAFLKDKPEANLRKMLTGMAILSSAELAGERMQVALDNQDQEDEHSCFSDNTHRDIVNNALGIRNVLMGEYKRVDGSVVKGPSIKDLVAEKNNALADKLALDFNASVQAAESIQAPFDQEIIGKKDAPGRKRVSATIGALKKQTQTLVEAARALGIKKLSVDLPK; encoded by the coding sequence ATGCTGCGACCCCGTCACGCTTTCCCGATGCTGGCTCTCATCGCCACCTTGGCTGCCTCCCCGGCAATGGCAGCAGTTGATACGGCAGCTGTCGTGAACAACTATGCCGATATCGTCCATGCCAATTATGAAGATGCATTGATCAAGGCAAAGGCCTTGCAAACGGCGGTGGAAGGACTGATTGCCCAGCCTTCGAAAGAGAGCCTGGAAGTCGCACGGCAAGCATGGCTGGCTGCTCGTGAGCCCTATGGGCAGACTGAGGCTTTCCGCTTCTATGGCGGCCCGATCGATGACGCAAAAGACGTGGAAGGCCGCCTGAACTCCTGGCCGTTGGATGAAGCCTATATCGATGCTGTCAAAGGCAAGCCCAACAGTGGTTTGATCAACAATGCCAAAGCGCCATTGAACATCGAGCGCTTGATCAAATTGAATGCCAAAGGTGGCGAGGCCAATGTCTCCACCGGCTATCATGCAATCGAGTTTCTGCTCTGGGGACAGGATTTCAACCCCAAGGGAGCGGGTGATCGCAGCTATACTGACTTCGTCGATGGGCAAGGGAAAAATGCAGATCGTCGCCGCCAATATCTGAAATTGGTGACCGACCAAGTGGTTGCCGATCTGGACTACCTGGCTGGTCAATGGAAAGCAGATGCTGACAATTACCGTAGTGCGTTTCTGAAAGACAAGCCAGAAGCCAATCTGCGCAAGATGCTGACTGGTATGGCGATTCTGTCCAGTGCTGAACTGGCCGGCGAGCGCATGCAGGTTGCGCTGGATAATCAAGACCAGGAAGACGAGCACAGCTGCTTTTCGGACAATACCCATCGCGACATCGTCAACAACGCATTGGGTATTCGCAATGTGTTGATGGGTGAATACAAGCGCGTGGATGGCTCTGTGGTCAAAGGCCCATCCATCAAGGATCTGGTGGCCGAGAAAAACAATGCACTGGCCGATAAACTGGCTTTGGATTTCAATGCCAGCGTACAAGCCGCAGAATCGATCCAGGCCCCGTTTGATCAGGAGATCATTGGCAAGAAGGACGCACCAGGCCGCAAGCGGGTATCAGCGACCATTGGCGCACTGAAAAAGCAGACTCAGACATTGGTTGAGGCTGCGCGTGCCTTGGGCATCAAAAAGCTGTCGGTTGATTTGCCTAAATAA
- a CDS encoding di-heme oxidoredictase family protein: MNRVFWAVISATAVLGLVTGATQIDWTKPEPDEELSGGATTVHETNRRAFSLPAANMNLDRRADFAVGHAFFNMPWVEAPSSTQARDGLGPHFIGRSCTACHSSDGRAAPPEAGEQPMGLLFRLSIPGKGPHGEPKPEPTYGGQFNNQAIDGVKPEGLIEISYQPVPDKFPDGEAYTLLKPTYQFTELGYGPMHSKTQFSPRIAQQVIGLGLLEAIPEKDILSRADPADRDNDGVSGRANYVWNAITQRKSLGRFGWKANTPSVAHQTAGAANGDIGITSRHFPAEECMPSQKDCHQAPRGGKPEINDKNMASLVFYTQTLAVPARRDVDSPQVLRGKQLFHQAQCAACHVPQHTTGLVKGLPELSKQTIRPFTDLLLHDMGEGLADNRPDFEADGREWRTPPLWGIGLFQSVNGHTRYLHDGRARNVSEAILWHGGEATKAQQAYLNMPKIDREALVAFLNSL; the protein is encoded by the coding sequence ATGAATCGAGTGTTCTGGGCGGTGATTTCCGCCACCGCCGTGTTGGGGTTGGTGACGGGGGCCACCCAAATCGACTGGACAAAACCCGAGCCAGATGAGGAGCTGTCGGGTGGGGCAACCACGGTGCATGAAACCAACCGGCGTGCCTTTTCCTTACCTGCAGCCAATATGAATCTGGATCGTCGCGCCGATTTTGCAGTCGGCCATGCTTTTTTCAATATGCCCTGGGTGGAGGCGCCCTCCAGCACGCAAGCCAGAGATGGTCTAGGCCCGCATTTCATCGGCAGATCGTGTACCGCCTGCCACAGTAGCGATGGTCGTGCAGCACCGCCCGAGGCCGGTGAGCAACCGATGGGGCTGTTGTTCCGGTTGTCGATCCCCGGCAAGGGGCCGCATGGCGAGCCTAAACCTGAGCCGACCTATGGTGGGCAATTCAACAACCAAGCCATTGATGGGGTAAAGCCGGAGGGGTTGATCGAGATCAGCTACCAACCTGTACCGGACAAGTTCCCAGATGGTGAGGCATACACCTTGCTCAAGCCGACCTACCAGTTCACTGAGTTGGGTTATGGCCCGATGCATTCCAAGACGCAATTCAGCCCTCGGATTGCCCAGCAGGTGATCGGATTGGGGCTGCTGGAGGCGATTCCTGAAAAAGACATCCTGTCGCGGGCTGACCCGGCTGATCGGGACAACGATGGTGTGTCTGGCCGCGCCAATTATGTATGGAATGCCATCACCCAACGTAAATCCCTTGGGCGCTTCGGCTGGAAGGCCAATACTCCGTCCGTGGCCCACCAGACGGCTGGGGCAGCCAATGGCGATATCGGTATCACTTCACGCCACTTTCCGGCAGAGGAGTGCATGCCGTCACAAAAAGACTGTCACCAGGCCCCACGGGGTGGCAAGCCGGAAATCAATGATAAGAATATGGCTTCGCTAGTGTTCTACACCCAAACGCTGGCGGTGCCCGCCCGGCGCGATGTCGATTCCCCGCAGGTATTGCGCGGCAAGCAATTGTTCCATCAAGCACAATGCGCAGCCTGCCATGTACCACAGCACACCACTGGGTTGGTGAAAGGCTTGCCGGAGCTGTCCAAGCAGACCATCCGCCCCTTTACGGATTTATTGCTGCACGATATGGGTGAGGGGCTGGCCGATAATCGCCCGGATTTCGAGGCGGATGGTCGGGAGTGGCGAACCCCGCCGTTATGGGGCATTGGGCTGTTCCAATCGGTCAATGGCCACACACGCTATCTGCACGATGGCCGGGCGCGTAATGTGAGCGAAGCCATTTTGTGGCATGGCGGCGAGGCCACCAAGGCACAACAGGCGTATTTGAACATGCCCAAGATCGACCGCGAGGCACTGGTGGCCTTCCTCAATTCGCTATAA
- a CDS encoding imelysin family protein, which translates to MQHFAPHLAQARALCVAICLAMATAQAADSEASPPEAMPKSAWLAELADRTLPSMQQALTDQAGQLLATTQQTCSAPNQASLGKLRKAWLQTARAWAAMEVFQIGPVIERRTARQINGWPVRMKLLQPLLEGGELGPNRIDRTGSAGKGLPAMEYLLHPDRQTDAAVIRSLKGRHCQVLMALADGVLREAKGIQQDWRGPDGGFARQLRQAGQLQEGAFASDTQALGDVVNLLIAGIDYVRLRKLEKPLEKSSDEVALDRLEAWRSDASLALMEANLAGFEQVFFGGRAGRVGLDDYLLGIEKPVLVRRVREQLDTARAALRSIGMPMSQALTAVPERVKAAQQAVRQLQRLLENDLAEALQVDLSFNANDGD; encoded by the coding sequence ATGCAGCACTTCGCCCCTCACCTTGCTCAAGCCCGTGCGCTCTGCGTGGCGATATGTCTGGCCATGGCGACCGCCCAGGCGGCAGATAGCGAGGCCTCGCCACCAGAGGCCATGCCGAAGTCCGCATGGCTGGCTGAGCTGGCAGACAGGACACTGCCAAGTATGCAGCAGGCCTTGACGGATCAGGCAGGCCAGCTGCTGGCTACCACACAACAGACTTGCTCTGCGCCCAATCAGGCTTCGCTGGGTAAGCTGCGAAAGGCTTGGTTGCAAACGGCGCGTGCCTGGGCTGCGATGGAGGTGTTCCAGATCGGTCCTGTCATCGAGCGGCGCACCGCCCGCCAGATCAACGGTTGGCCAGTACGAATGAAGCTGCTCCAGCCGTTGCTGGAGGGGGGCGAGCTGGGCCCGAACCGTATCGACCGCACCGGGAGTGCTGGCAAAGGGCTCCCTGCCATGGAGTATCTGCTGCACCCGGATAGACAAACCGATGCGGCTGTTATCAGGTCGTTGAAAGGGCGGCATTGCCAAGTGCTGATGGCGCTTGCGGATGGTGTCCTGCGCGAAGCAAAGGGCATTCAGCAGGATTGGCGTGGGCCAGATGGCGGGTTTGCCCGGCAGCTGCGTCAAGCCGGGCAATTGCAGGAGGGCGCCTTTGCCAGTGATACCCAGGCGTTGGGCGATGTCGTCAATCTGCTGATCGCAGGCATTGACTATGTGCGACTACGTAAGCTGGAAAAGCCGCTTGAGAAAAGCAGCGACGAGGTGGCGCTGGATCGGCTCGAAGCGTGGCGAAGTGATGCTTCGCTGGCCTTGATGGAGGCTAATCTGGCTGGATTCGAGCAAGTCTTCTTCGGCGGGCGGGCGGGCCGCGTCGGCCTGGATGACTACTTGCTGGGGATCGAAAAACCGGTGCTGGTCAGGCGCGTGCGCGAGCAGCTCGACACGGCCCGAGCTGCGCTCCGATCGATCGGCATGCCTATGAGCCAAGCCCTGACCGCAGTGCCCGAGCGCGTCAAGGCAGCCCAACAGGCGGTCCGGCAGCTGCAACGATTGCTGGAAAACGACTTGGCTGAAGCCTTGCAAGTGGATTTGAGTTTCAACGCCAATGATGGAGACTGA
- a CDS encoding DUF1513 domain-containing protein, translating into MMETEPVAPLLNRRGFLRYALALLSGPAWAQTGDQAGPRLLAPVSCKGKHYLAVSDDPTAAPRLIPTPMRGHALLLDARHPDEVLMIARRPGTLAVRVSLQAGSVIQTWDAGEDRHFFGHACLSADGRYIFVAENNIETGQGVISVRDGRSFAVLQEYPSHGIGPHELLLLPDGHTLAVANGGVSTLPETGRVKLNRGRFDSNLAYVDSRNGRLIDRQPVMMPQLSLRHLALAADGTVAAALQYEGDRQQAGVPLVAIHRPGKSMMLAHAPQAAWDAMHHYAASIAYDAHDRLFVISCPLGNQLAYWSVNGDFVGMMEIPKVSGIAFTKKGGYASNEHGALLALDLSQPAAQAVQQQVGWMWDNHLYPGTADPGA; encoded by the coding sequence ATGATGGAGACTGAACCTGTCGCACCGCTCCTCAACCGGCGCGGCTTTCTGCGCTATGCCTTGGCTTTGCTGAGCGGCCCTGCGTGGGCGCAGACGGGTGATCAGGCTGGGCCTCGGTTGTTGGCGCCTGTCAGTTGCAAGGGAAAACACTATCTGGCAGTGTCGGATGACCCGACCGCTGCACCTAGGCTGATTCCAACACCGATGCGGGGGCACGCGTTGTTGCTGGATGCGCGCCACCCTGATGAAGTCCTGATGATTGCCCGCCGGCCCGGCACCCTGGCGGTGCGGGTCAGCCTGCAGGCTGGAAGCGTCATCCAGACCTGGGATGCTGGCGAGGATCGACATTTCTTCGGCCATGCTTGTCTGTCGGCAGATGGTCGATACATTTTCGTGGCAGAGAACAACATCGAGACTGGGCAAGGCGTGATCAGTGTCCGCGATGGCCGCAGCTTTGCCGTGTTGCAGGAGTACCCTTCTCATGGCATCGGCCCGCATGAATTGCTGCTGCTGCCTGATGGCCACACCCTGGCTGTAGCCAATGGCGGTGTCTCGACGCTCCCTGAAACGGGTCGTGTCAAACTCAACCGTGGTCGATTTGACTCGAATCTTGCCTATGTGGACAGTCGAAATGGCCGCTTGATCGATAGGCAGCCTGTCATGATGCCCCAATTGAGCCTGAGGCACCTGGCTTTGGCCGCAGATGGCACTGTGGCCGCCGCTTTGCAATACGAAGGTGATCGCCAACAAGCAGGAGTGCCGTTGGTGGCGATTCATCGGCCCGGCAAATCTATGATGCTTGCCCATGCCCCGCAAGCAGCATGGGATGCCATGCACCACTATGCCGCATCGATTGCTTATGATGCACATGACCGGCTGTTCGTGATCAGCTGCCCGCTTGGCAATCAATTGGCGTATTGGAGTGTGAATGGCGACTTTGTCGGCATGATGGAGATACCCAAAGTGTCTGGCATTGCGTTCACGAAAAAAGGCGGCTATGCCAGCAATGAGCACGGTGCCCTGCTGGCGCTGGATCTGTCACAGCCTGCGGCGCAGGCGGTACAGCAGCAGGTAGGGTGGATGTGGGACAACCATTTGTACCCGGGGACAGCTGACCCCGGTGCATGA
- a CDS encoding DUF1415 domain-containing protein, which translates to MNQAQIIQETREWLEKAVIGLNLCPFAKSVYVKNQVRIVVSQARHLDAFLEELDRELLLLAEADPAEIDTTLLIHPTLWPDFETFNDCLDLADQALADHALEGILQIASFHPHFQFADTEPDDITNYTNRSPYPTLHLLREESIARAVEAFPDAAMIYERNMETLTKLGLAGWLALGLSDPAKK; encoded by the coding sequence ATGAATCAAGCACAAATCATCCAAGAAACCCGCGAGTGGCTGGAAAAGGCCGTCATTGGCCTGAATCTGTGTCCTTTTGCCAAATCGGTCTATGTCAAGAATCAGGTGCGCATTGTCGTCAGCCAGGCCAGGCATCTGGATGCATTTTTAGAGGAATTGGACCGGGAGCTCCTGCTGTTGGCTGAGGCAGACCCCGCTGAGATCGATACGACCTTATTGATCCACCCGACGTTATGGCCGGATTTCGAGACATTCAACGACTGCCTCGACTTGGCAGATCAGGCACTGGCCGATCATGCATTGGAAGGCATCCTGCAGATTGCGAGTTTCCACCCGCATTTCCAGTTTGCGGATACCGAGCCTGACGATATCACCAACTACACCAATCGCTCGCCCTATCCGACGTTGCATTTGCTGCGGGAAGAGAGTATCGCGCGTGCGGTTGAGGCCTTTCCCGATGCCGCCATGATCTACGAGCGGAATATGGAAACCCTGACTAAGCTGGGCTTGGCCGGCTGGCTGGCATTGGGTCTGAGTGACCCGGCGAAGAAATAG
- a CDS encoding GFA family protein, translated as MTYRHATCSCGQLQAHVQGEPIRVTVCHCLTCQRRTGSVFGVQARFERSAVEIDGRFQEWVRIGNEGTHITFRFCPECGATVFYTMAGHEGIIGIPVGAFADPAFPAPSVSIYEERMPPWVQMPIEIEHLP; from the coding sequence ATGACCTACCGGCACGCCACTTGCAGCTGTGGTCAGCTGCAAGCCCATGTTCAAGGTGAACCAATACGTGTTACGGTCTGCCACTGTCTGACCTGCCAGCGTCGGACAGGGAGCGTGTTTGGCGTGCAGGCACGCTTCGAACGGAGTGCGGTGGAAATCGATGGCCGTTTTCAAGAGTGGGTACGTATTGGCAACGAAGGCACACACATCACATTCCGGTTTTGCCCGGAATGTGGTGCGACCGTCTTCTACACCATGGCCGGGCATGAAGGCATAATCGGCATTCCTGTCGGCGCATTTGCCGACCCCGCTTTTCCGGCACCATCGGTATCTATTTATGAAGAGCGGATGCCCCCATGGGTGCAGATGCCCATCGAAATCGAACACCTGCCGTAA
- a CDS encoding aminotransferase class I/II-fold pyridoxal phosphate-dependent enzyme — protein sequence MAATPTPRLSELHAMRDQLQTRYAALKAAGLTLNMARGKPASDQLDLPAELMSLPGGADFTAKDGTDCRNYGGLQGLAEARQLFTGVLGVPADQIIIGDNSSLALMHDCVAFGLLKGTCDSQGPWVASQTTFLCPVPGYDRHFAICEEFGIKMINVPLKEDGPDMDVVEKLVASDPTIKGMWCVPKYSNPTGTVYSDQVIERLAAMKTAAPDFRLFWDNAYAVHHLDGKAAEIANIIERCAQHGHPNRAYVFSSTSKITLAGAGLAVFGSSPANVKWLLARMNQRTIGSDKINQLRHVRFLKDEAGLAALMDRHAAILKPKFDKVIEIFQRELGEWGIAHWTLPQGGYFISLDVPAGLAKRVVQLAKEAGIVLTPAGATFPYNKDPEDRNIRIAPSFPDLEEISQAAEGVALCVLLAAAESA from the coding sequence ATGGCCGCTACGCCCACCCCTCGCCTGTCGGAACTCCATGCCATGCGTGATCAATTACAGACTCGTTATGCCGCGTTGAAAGCAGCAGGACTCACGTTGAATATGGCTCGTGGCAAGCCGGCCTCTGACCAGCTGGATCTGCCTGCCGAGTTGATGAGCCTGCCGGGCGGGGCGGATTTCACAGCAAAAGATGGTACGGATTGTCGTAATTACGGTGGTTTGCAAGGGCTGGCGGAGGCGCGCCAATTGTTTACCGGCGTACTCGGTGTCCCGGCGGATCAGATCATTATTGGTGACAACTCAAGTTTGGCGTTGATGCATGACTGTGTTGCCTTTGGTCTGCTCAAAGGCACATGTGACAGCCAGGGGCCTTGGGTTGCCAGCCAGACAACCTTTTTGTGCCCCGTGCCGGGTTATGACCGCCACTTTGCGATTTGTGAAGAATTCGGCATCAAAATGATCAATGTGCCATTGAAGGAAGATGGCCCGGACATGGATGTGGTGGAAAAGCTGGTTGCCAGCGATCCGACCATCAAAGGTATGTGGTGCGTGCCCAAGTACAGCAACCCGACCGGCACTGTCTATTCCGACCAAGTGATTGAGCGCCTGGCGGCCATGAAGACAGCAGCACCTGACTTCCGTCTGTTTTGGGACAATGCCTATGCGGTTCACCACCTGGATGGCAAAGCTGCCGAGATCGCCAATATCATCGAGCGTTGCGCGCAGCATGGTCACCCCAATCGGGCGTATGTGTTTTCCTCAACCTCCAAGATCACGTTGGCGGGTGCAGGTCTGGCCGTATTCGGCAGCTCGCCCGCCAACGTCAAATGGCTGTTAGCCCGCATGAATCAACGCACCATTGGCTCGGATAAGATCAACCAGTTGCGCCATGTCCGTTTCCTGAAAGATGAAGCTGGGCTGGCAGCGTTGATGGACAGACATGCGGCGATTCTGAAACCCAAATTCGATAAGGTCATTGAGATTTTCCAACGAGAACTAGGCGAATGGGGGATTGCCCATTGGACTCTGCCGCAAGGTGGTTATTTCATCAGCCTGGATGTACCGGCTGGCCTCGCCAAGCGTGTTGTGCAACTTGCCAAGGAGGCCGGCATCGTACTGACCCCTGCCGGTGCTACCTTCCCTTATAACAAGGACCCTGAAGACCGCAATATCCGTATTGCCCCAAGCTTCCCCGATCTGGAGGAAATCAGCCAGGCTGCGGAGGGTGTGGCGCTGTGCGTATTGCTGGCCGCCGCCGAGTCAGCCTGA
- a CDS encoding PEP-CTERM sorting domain-containing protein, protein MKLKKLALGIVAGMTLSSGAFAANAIMFDMDGAGGAFAPQLIDTFDWLPGNALSIGSVGNFAPLPDGTSSQLVYQASLAVLKFGGNTFFAPPGKEFTIQASFWQSGAGVGSATAVFDLDKTKPSWLRIFFGDKNANDKTGLNYGDGTKILEGTVVSQTANITNNTIRRPSDFPAQGLDQKLDDGDDDGGVNSHQTTGSSELSVKVDFTDPSFFLSDIKSLKIGMEFNSNLRSPFNSINPSDSVVGQTPVYGGNGTMNGAFCGTTDPNKVCDFHTLADGNNTFNVAAVPEPASLALLGLGLGALGLGARRRKTK, encoded by the coding sequence ATGAAACTCAAGAAACTGGCACTGGGTATTGTTGCTGGCATGACGCTCTCCAGCGGTGCGTTTGCAGCCAATGCCATTATGTTTGACATGGACGGAGCTGGCGGTGCTTTTGCTCCTCAGCTGATCGACACATTCGACTGGTTGCCTGGCAATGCCCTGTCAATCGGTTCGGTTGGTAACTTTGCACCCTTGCCTGATGGCACATCAAGCCAACTGGTATACCAGGCTTCCCTGGCTGTACTGAAGTTTGGCGGCAATACATTCTTTGCCCCTCCAGGCAAAGAATTCACCATCCAGGCATCTTTCTGGCAGAGTGGTGCAGGTGTAGGTAGCGCGACGGCGGTGTTTGATCTTGATAAAACCAAGCCCAGCTGGCTCCGTATTTTCTTTGGCGACAAAAATGCCAATGACAAAACTGGCCTGAACTACGGCGATGGCACCAAGATTCTGGAAGGTACTGTTGTTAGTCAAACAGCCAACATAACCAACAACACCATCCGTAGGCCTTCGGATTTCCCGGCACAAGGTCTGGATCAAAAGCTGGATGATGGCGATGATGACGGCGGTGTGAATTCCCACCAAACAACTGGTAGCTCGGAACTGTCAGTAAAAGTGGATTTCACTGACCCCAGCTTCTTCCTGTCAGATATCAAGTCGCTGAAGATCGGGATGGAGTTCAACTCCAATCTGCGCTCCCCGTTCAACTCGATCAACCCATCTGACTCTGTTGTTGGCCAGACACCGGTATATGGTGGGAATGGCACGATGAATGGTGCATTCTGCGGCACTACTGACCCTAACAAGGTATGTGACTTCCACACCTTGGCCGATGGCAACAATACATTCAACGTGGCAGCAGTTCCTGAACCTGCTTCGCTTGCGTTGCTTGGACTGGGCCTGGGTGCGTTGGGTTTAGGTGCTCGTCGCCGTAAGACCAAGTAA
- a CDS encoding glycosyltransferase, which translates to MPNRRKKVLFIAEAVTLAHVGRMLSLAQALPTERYETQVACDPRYAKAIGTTSVALQDIHTIPSQQFFNALDKGQPIYQAQDLIQYVEEDRKLLQAYKPDVVVGDFRLSLAASARLENIPYLSVTNAYWSPYANIRYLVPDIPLTRMLGVPLAQICFDCFRPIAFAQHAKPINRMLAHFGLPQSQRDLRMAYTLADYTLYSDLPQLVSTHNLPNHHRFIGPVQWAPNVPTPRWWDDIPIDKPIVYVNLGSSGHGRLLPEVLDTLDGMPVTVIAATAGRVELKHLASNEFVADFLPGDQAVKLASLVICNGGSPTCYQALAAGRPIIGLPINLDQYLNMSLVQAAGVGTLIRSGKHTTREIAATAQHILQSPSFAAKATALQQHIAQSNPAQALIDLIESL; encoded by the coding sequence ATGCCAAACCGTCGTAAAAAGGTACTGTTCATTGCAGAAGCAGTCACGCTTGCTCATGTGGGCAGGATGCTTTCACTCGCACAAGCCCTGCCAACCGAGCGCTATGAAACACAGGTGGCTTGCGACCCTCGCTATGCAAAAGCCATCGGCACGACCTCTGTCGCCCTCCAAGACATTCACACCATCCCCAGCCAACAGTTCTTCAACGCACTAGATAAAGGGCAGCCCATCTATCAGGCACAAGACCTGATTCAATATGTGGAAGAAGACAGGAAGCTGTTACAGGCATACAAACCTGACGTGGTGGTCGGCGATTTCCGGTTGTCATTGGCTGCCAGCGCGCGGCTGGAAAATATCCCCTACCTTTCTGTGACCAACGCCTACTGGAGCCCCTACGCCAATATCCGCTACTTGGTACCCGACATACCGCTGACTCGCATGCTGGGCGTGCCGCTGGCTCAAATCTGTTTTGACTGCTTTCGCCCCATTGCCTTTGCCCAACATGCCAAGCCAATCAACCGCATGCTGGCACACTTTGGCCTGCCTCAATCCCAACGGGATCTCCGCATGGCCTATACCCTGGCCGACTACACCCTGTACTCCGATCTGCCACAGCTGGTATCCACCCACAATCTCCCCAACCATCACCGCTTCATCGGCCCCGTGCAATGGGCACCAAACGTACCGACACCGCGTTGGTGGGATGACATCCCCATCGACAAACCCATCGTCTATGTCAATCTGGGCAGCTCAGGCCATGGCAGACTGTTGCCAGAGGTGCTCGATACATTGGATGGCATGCCGGTCACCGTCATCGCGGCAACGGCTGGGCGCGTTGAGCTAAAACATTTGGCCAGCAACGAGTTTGTCGCTGACTTCCTGCCGGGTGATCAAGCCGTCAAACTAGCATCCCTGGTCATCTGTAATGGTGGCAGCCCAACATGCTACCAAGCCCTGGCTGCCGGGCGGCCCATCATTGGCCTGCCGATCAATCTGGATCAATACCTCAACATGTCTCTGGTACAAGCCGCCGGGGTCGGGACATTGATCCGCAGTGGTAAACACACCACCCGTGAAATCGCCGCCACTGCGCAGCATATCCTGCAAAGCCCCAGCTTCGCGGCAAAAGCAACCGCATTGCAACAGCACATTGCCCAATCCAATCCAGCCCAAGCTCTGATCGACCTGATCGAATCACTATAA